In Drosophila simulans strain w501 chromosome X, Prin_Dsim_3.1, whole genome shotgun sequence, one DNA window encodes the following:
- the LOC6725571 gene encoding keratin, type I cytoskeletal 9 isoform X2, producing the protein MDPCEPNDPPMLYELVDKASWTQFSFDRPPMENLQVLRLLLGLIGLVLILGSVESRPGGMEFQSHYLQAITAYRRLERILPKEELHALTGIGLLNGARQAEEQMEQNLVEAVRELLFQMNLTESGRVMSKIDAIEQQLSRDQRALEILNRVMDVVSQAKDDHDFRVELREMAQQQKEEELYNQELSADLTDQPKLGERLGKLRRNIIKQVPQMKNELEAKIDKALQHLLEQAGEDGVLAKAKQKVIHKRQIKNGTKQRKQENRETQEEAEQRQIPEEMRIIKSILSEEDFLENMLDQPPPRRIKIEPNPSELDDLDINVKSPNVTAKAKGKPKMNAKPEKQVEAEGTGSSSELATDDNDDLGDGEEPGAGGDGAGGGGGGGGLVGIIGSLSGGEGGSDVGALIGALTGVVSTLFGPGGLDVQGLIQTGTSLISGLLGGNKNFGLVLGQYVGTALDGLSGGGGAINNGQFIGNFLGTVLAALSADPEEEGPPQPLTFTKNLITSFLEAKFRPISEDGSEERHGSAELPRPRKKKEGGGWAAAAANNFDSGGFVKQVASHLVSNALGLILNAGLGAAGGASSAAKNIFASSSMGHHAKPADHHRSWNLYDNEPF; encoded by the exons ATGGATCCATGCGAACCAAACGATCCGCCGATGTTATATGAGCTAGTGGACAAGGCTTCCTGGACGCAGTTTTCTTTCGATCGGCCGCCAATGGAGAACCTGCAAGTGCTGCGTTTGCTCCTCGGATTAATCGGCTTAGTCCTGATCTTGGGATCGGTGGAGAGTAGGCCGGGTGGAATGGAGTTCCAGTCGCACTACTTGCAGGCCATCACCGCCTACCGGAGGCTAGAGAGGATCCTTCCCAAGGAGGAGCTGCACGCTCTAACGGGCATTGGATTATTGAATGGAGCCCGCCAGGCGGAAGAGCAAATGGAACAGAATTTGGTGGAAGCCGTCAGGGAGCTGCTGTTCCAAATGAATCTCACGGAGAGCGGGCGTGTCATGTCCAAAATCGATGCCATCGAACAGCAGTTGTCCAGGGATCAGAGGGCCCTGGAAATACTCAATCGGGTGATGGATGTGGTGTCCCAGGCCAAGGACGATCATGACTTTCGAGTGGAGTTAAGGGAAATGGCTCAgcagcaaaaggaggaggagctgtaCAATCAGGAACTCTCTGCCGATCTCACGGATCAGCCGAAATTGGGCGAGAGATTGGGAAAACTGAGAAGGAATATCATCAAGCAGGTGCCACAAATGAAAAACGAACTGGAGGCGAAGATTGACAAGGCTCTGCAGCATTTATTGGAACAGGCTGGAGAGGATGGAGTGCTGGCTAAGGCCAAGCAAAAGGTGATCCACAAAAGGCAAATCAAGAATGGAACGAAGCAGAGGAAACAGGAGAATCGGGAGACCcaggaggaggcggagcaACGACAAATTCCGGAGGAAATGAGGATTATAAAGTCCATACTTTCTGAG GAAGATTTCCTGGAAAATATGTTGGATCAGCCGCCGCCGAGGCGAATTAAAATAGAACCCAATCCTTCAGAACTCGATGACCTGGATATAAACGTAAAG TCGCCAAACGTTACAGCCAAGGCCAAAGGTAAACCAAAAATGAATGCGAAGCCGGAGAAACAGGTGGAGGCGGAGGGCACAGGCTCCTCCTCGGAATTGGCCACGGATGACAACGATGACCTGGGCGATGGGGAGGAACCCGGAGCTGGCGGAGACGgagcaggaggtggaggaggcggtggcggtcTGGTTGGCATCATTGGCAGCCTCAGCGGT GGTGAAGGTGGTTCCGATGTGGGTGCCTTAATTGGTGCCCTAACTGGTGTGGTTTCCACTTTATTTGGA cctGGAGGCCTAGATGTGCAAGGTCTGATTCAAACGGGAACCTCGCTGATCTCTGGTCTTCTGGGCGGGAACAAGAACTTTGGCCTCGTGTTGGGACAATATGTGGGCACTGCCTTGGATGGTCTCTCTGGAGGTGGTGGAGCG aTTAACAATGGCCAGTTTATAGGCAACTTCTTGGGCACTGTGCTGGCCGCACTGAGCgct GATCCCGAGGAGGAGGGCCCGCCGCAACCATTGACCTTCACCAAGAACCTGATCACCAGCTTCCTGGAGGCAAAGTTTCGGCCAATTTCAGAGGACGGCTCAGAGGAGCGACACGGAAGTGCGGAGTTGCCACGCCCGCGAAAGAAGAAAGAAGGCGGTGGATGGGCAGCTGCGGCGGCAAATAACTTTGATTCTGGAGGATTTGTGAAGCAGGTGGCCTCCCATCTGGTGAGCAATGCCCTTGGATTGATTTTGAATGCCGGGCTGGGAGCCGCTGGAGGAGCTTCGAGTGCAGCCAAGAATATtttcgccagcagcagcatgggGCATCACGCCAAGCCGGCAGATCACCATAGATCTTGGAACCTCTACGATAATGAGCCATTCTAG
- the LOC6725571 gene encoding keratin, type I cytoskeletal 9 isoform X1, with amino-acid sequence MDPCEPNDPPMLYELVDKASWTQFSFDRPPMENLQVLRLLLGLIGLVLILGSVESRPGGMEFQSHYLQAITAYRRLERILPKEELHALTGIGLLNGARQAEEQMEQNLVEAVRELLFQMNLTESGRVMSKIDAIEQQLSRDQRALEILNRVMDVVSQAKDDHDFRVELREMAQQQKEEELYNQELSADLTDQPKLGERLGKLRRNIIKQVPQMKNELEAKIDKALQHLLEQAGEDGVLAKAKQKVIHKRQIKNGTKQRKQENRETQEEAEQRQIPEEMRIIKSILSEAHDLRFQEDFLENMLDQPPPRRIKIEPNPSELDDLDINVKSPNVTAKAKGKPKMNAKPEKQVEAEGTGSSSELATDDNDDLGDGEEPGAGGDGAGGGGGGGGLVGIIGSLSGGEGGSDVGALIGALTGVVSTLFGPGGLDVQGLIQTGTSLISGLLGGNKNFGLVLGQYVGTALDGLSGGGGAINNGQFIGNFLGTVLAALSADPEEEGPPQPLTFTKNLITSFLEAKFRPISEDGSEERHGSAELPRPRKKKEGGGWAAAAANNFDSGGFVKQVASHLVSNALGLILNAGLGAAGGASSAAKNIFASSSMGHHAKPADHHRSWNLYDNEPF; translated from the exons ATGGATCCATGCGAACCAAACGATCCGCCGATGTTATATGAGCTAGTGGACAAGGCTTCCTGGACGCAGTTTTCTTTCGATCGGCCGCCAATGGAGAACCTGCAAGTGCTGCGTTTGCTCCTCGGATTAATCGGCTTAGTCCTGATCTTGGGATCGGTGGAGAGTAGGCCGGGTGGAATGGAGTTCCAGTCGCACTACTTGCAGGCCATCACCGCCTACCGGAGGCTAGAGAGGATCCTTCCCAAGGAGGAGCTGCACGCTCTAACGGGCATTGGATTATTGAATGGAGCCCGCCAGGCGGAAGAGCAAATGGAACAGAATTTGGTGGAAGCCGTCAGGGAGCTGCTGTTCCAAATGAATCTCACGGAGAGCGGGCGTGTCATGTCCAAAATCGATGCCATCGAACAGCAGTTGTCCAGGGATCAGAGGGCCCTGGAAATACTCAATCGGGTGATGGATGTGGTGTCCCAGGCCAAGGACGATCATGACTTTCGAGTGGAGTTAAGGGAAATGGCTCAgcagcaaaaggaggaggagctgtaCAATCAGGAACTCTCTGCCGATCTCACGGATCAGCCGAAATTGGGCGAGAGATTGGGAAAACTGAGAAGGAATATCATCAAGCAGGTGCCACAAATGAAAAACGAACTGGAGGCGAAGATTGACAAGGCTCTGCAGCATTTATTGGAACAGGCTGGAGAGGATGGAGTGCTGGCTAAGGCCAAGCAAAAGGTGATCCACAAAAGGCAAATCAAGAATGGAACGAAGCAGAGGAAACAGGAGAATCGGGAGACCcaggaggaggcggagcaACGACAAATTCCGGAGGAAATGAGGATTATAAAGTCCATACTTTCTGAG GCTCATGACTTGCGCTTCCAGGAAGATTTCCTGGAAAATATGTTGGATCAGCCGCCGCCGAGGCGAATTAAAATAGAACCCAATCCTTCAGAACTCGATGACCTGGATATAAACGTAAAG TCGCCAAACGTTACAGCCAAGGCCAAAGGTAAACCAAAAATGAATGCGAAGCCGGAGAAACAGGTGGAGGCGGAGGGCACAGGCTCCTCCTCGGAATTGGCCACGGATGACAACGATGACCTGGGCGATGGGGAGGAACCCGGAGCTGGCGGAGACGgagcaggaggtggaggaggcggtggcggtcTGGTTGGCATCATTGGCAGCCTCAGCGGT GGTGAAGGTGGTTCCGATGTGGGTGCCTTAATTGGTGCCCTAACTGGTGTGGTTTCCACTTTATTTGGA cctGGAGGCCTAGATGTGCAAGGTCTGATTCAAACGGGAACCTCGCTGATCTCTGGTCTTCTGGGCGGGAACAAGAACTTTGGCCTCGTGTTGGGACAATATGTGGGCACTGCCTTGGATGGTCTCTCTGGAGGTGGTGGAGCG aTTAACAATGGCCAGTTTATAGGCAACTTCTTGGGCACTGTGCTGGCCGCACTGAGCgct GATCCCGAGGAGGAGGGCCCGCCGCAACCATTGACCTTCACCAAGAACCTGATCACCAGCTTCCTGGAGGCAAAGTTTCGGCCAATTTCAGAGGACGGCTCAGAGGAGCGACACGGAAGTGCGGAGTTGCCACGCCCGCGAAAGAAGAAAGAAGGCGGTGGATGGGCAGCTGCGGCGGCAAATAACTTTGATTCTGGAGGATTTGTGAAGCAGGTGGCCTCCCATCTGGTGAGCAATGCCCTTGGATTGATTTTGAATGCCGGGCTGGGAGCCGCTGGAGGAGCTTCGAGTGCAGCCAAGAATATtttcgccagcagcagcatgggGCATCACGCCAAGCCGGCAGATCACCATAGATCTTGGAACCTCTACGATAATGAGCCATTCTAG